Genomic window (Streptosporangium brasiliense):
CTGGGGCCCGGCGGCCAGGGCCGTGAGGATCAGGAACGTGGGTTCCTGCATCGATCGCTCGTTCATACTGTCGTTATATAACGACCATCGGTATATCGTGCAACAGTTCTCGGGATCGCGCCCCTGACGGGGATGTCGCGGGATGATTCTGTGGACGTGGGGGGTTGTGGTAATGTAACTACTCGATCGGTCCGGCATGCCTGCTGGACGCGCAAGCGGAGGTTCACCTCCCACCTGGTCGACCGCAAGGTCGGCAGGTCAAGGATCACACCGGGTAACTCCGGAGAGCTCAAGGTGTCAGATCCGATGAGCTCATGTGGCCCCGCATGCGCGACGTGCGGGGCATTTCGTGCTTCCAGACCTGCCAACGGCCTGCGTTCCACGACCTCCCGGCACGATCGAGCATGTGGCAGCCGCCTGCGAAGGCGGCTGCGGATCGCAACCTAGGAGGCCCCATCAGCGCCGAGCCCCGCATCAACGACCGTATTCGCGTCCCCGAGGTCCGCCTCGTCGGCCCGAACGGCGAACAGGTTGGCATCGTCTCCATCGGCGATGCTCTGAAGCTGGCTCAGGAGTCCGACCTCGACCTCGTTGAGGTCGCGGCCACGGCCCGCCCGCCCGTGTGCAAGCTCATGGACTACGGCAAGTTCAAGTACGAGTCCGCGATGAAGGCACGTGAGGCGCGGCGTAACCAGGCGTACACGATCATCAAGGAGATCAAGCTCCGGCCGAAGATCGACCCGCACGACTACGAGACCAAGAAGGGTCACGTGGTGCGGTTCCTCAAGGCGGGAGACAAGGTCAAGGTCACGATCATGTTCCGCGGGCGGGAGCAGTCCCGGCCCGAGCTGGGCTTCCGGCTCCTGCAGCGCCTGGCGGAGGACGTCACGGAGCTCGGCTTCGTGGAGTCCCAGCCCAAGCAGGACGGCCGAAACATGATCATGGTGATCGGCCCGCACAAGAAGAAGGCCGAGGCCAAGGCCGAGAAGGCGGCGGCCAAGGCGCGGCGTGACGAGGACTCCGTGGAGGGTCAGGCGCCCGTCGAGGACGAGGTGGCCGCTCCGCAGGAGTGACTCGCATAGCCTGAACCGTCAGGTAGTCGCGAGATTAAGCCGAGACCGGGTCCGGTCTCGCAGTCAGGCATGCCCTTGACTCGGGTTACCGGCCCGGGACATCGGCACGATCGAGGGAGAGACGGCTGAGATGCCGAAGATGAAGACGCACAGCGGTGCGAAGAAGCGATTCCGGCTCACCGGTTCCGGCAAGATCAAGCGCCGCCGGGCCAACCGCGCGCACTACAACGAGTGGAAGTCGTCCACCTTGACGCGTCGTCTCAAGTCCGAGGTCGTGCTCTCCGATGCCGACGCCAAGAAGATCAAGAAGCTGCTCGCTAAGTAACGGCCCCCGGGGAGATAGATACACATGGCACGCGTGAAGCGGGCGATCAACGCCAAGAAGAAGCGCAAGGTCGTTCTCGAGCGGGCGAAGGGCTACCGGGGCCAGCGGTCCAGGCTGTACCGCAAGGCCAAGGAGCAGATGCTCCACTCGATGACCTATGCCTACCGCGACCGCAAGGACCGCAAGGGCACCTTCCGCCGTCTCTGGATCCAGCGCATCAACGCCGCTGCCCGCCAGAACGGCATCACCTACAACCGGCTCATCCAGGGTCTGCGCCTGGCCTCCATCGAGGTCGACCGCAAGATCCTCGCTGACCTCGCGGTCAACGACGCCGCCACGTTCGCGACGCTGGTCGAGGCCGCCAAGAAGGCGCTCCCGGCCGACGTGAACGCGCCGGTCGCCGGCTGAATCCGGCACTGACGAACGTGCGGCCCACAGCGATCACGCTGTGGGCCGCATTCGCATTCTTGGGGGGACGGGCATGGCGGGATCTGAGCTGACCAACATCAAGTCGCCGAGGGTCAAGGCCGTGCGGCGGCTGACCAAACGGGCCTTCCGGGACCGGGACCGGTCCTTCCTCGCCGAGGGGCCGCAGGCCGTCCGCGAGGCGCTGGCGCTGGACGGCGTCGTGGTGGAGCTGTTCGCCACGGCCGAGGCCGGGACGCGCCACGCCGACATCGTCGCCGCCGCCACCGCCGCGGGGGTGCCCGTCCACCGGGCCAGCGGCGAGGTCATGGCCGAGCTCGCCCAGACCGTCACCCCGCAGGGGCTGCTGGCGGTGTGCCGGTTCGTGCACGTGGCCCTGGACCGCGCCGTCACCGCCGACGCCAGGCTGGTGGCCGTGCTCGCCCACGTCCGGGACCCGGGGAACGCCGGGACCGTGCTGCGCACCGCCGACGCGGCGGGTGCCGACGCGGTCGTCTTCACCGACGCCTCGGTGGACCCCTACAACGGCAAGTGCGTCCGGGCCAGCGCGGGCAGCCTGTTCCACCTCCCGGTCACCACCGGGGCGCCGGTGGCGCAGGCCGTGCGGCGGCTGAAGGACTCCGGGCTGCGGGTGCTCGCCGCCGACGGCGCCGGCGAGCGGACCCTGGACGACGTGGACCTGTCCGGTCCGACGGCCTGGGTCTTCGGCAACGAGGCGTGGGGACTGCCGGAGGAGATCCTGCGGCTGACCGACGAAGTGGTCCGCGTGCCGATCTACGGCCGGGCCGAGAGTCTCAACCTCGCGACCGCCGCCGCGGTGTGTCTGTACGCATCTGCCCGGTCTCAGCGGGCCGGTTCCCGGACCCCCGCTCCGAGGCTGCCGTAGAACGCGGGAAACCCGCTATTGTCGGCGTTGTAGCGTCGAGGAGGCGGGGTCGTGCACGGCGAACACACCGACGAGCGGAGCGCTGATTCCGCCTGTGTGATCGACGTGGACGAGCTCCCCGACGGCCTCGTCGTCACCGACCGGGACGGCCACGTGCTGGCCGTCAACCGGGCCGCGACCCGCCTGACCGGGGTCACCCGCGACCAGGCCGCCGGACGGCACCTGCGGGACGTGTTCTCCTTCCACGACCACGACGGGCGCGACTGGTGGAAGTGGTTCGACACCTATGGCGGGCTGCCCACCCGCAGCCGCCAGCCCGAGCTCCCGCTGCGCACCCCGGGCGGCCAGGAGATGCTCGTGGCCGCCCGTCTGGTGCGCAGGCCCGAGCGGGGCGGTGAGATCGTCCGCGTGGTGATCACGATGCGCGACGCCGGCGCCCGCGCCCGCCTGGAGCGCAGCCGCGCCGACCTGGTCTCCACCGTGGCCCACGAGCTCCGCTCCCCGCTCACCAGCGTCAAGGGCTTCACCGCGACCCTGCTGGCCAAGTGGACCCGCTTCACCGACAACCAGAAGCTCGTCATGCTGGAGACGGTCAACGCCGACGCCGACCGGGTGACCCGGCTGATCACCGAGCTGCTCGACGTCTCCCGCATCGAGTCCGGGCGGCTGGAGATCCACCGCCAGGTGGTCGACATCCCGGCCAGGGCCCGCAAGGTCATCGCCGGGCGGGTCGCGGCGGGGGAGCCGGAAGACCGTTTCCGGCTGGAGGTCCTGGGCGAGCTGCCCGAGACCTGGCTCGACCAGGACAAGATCGACCAGGTCCTGGCCAACCTGCTGGAAAACGCGGTCCGCCACGGGCGCGGTACGGTGACAGTAGCCATCGAGCCGAACGAGTGGGGAGTGACCGTGTCCGTCCGTGACCAGGGAGAGGGCATCCCGCCCGAGCTGGCCACGCGCGTGTTCCGGCAGTTCTGGCGGGGCAACGCCCGCCGCCGCGGTGGCACCGGGCTCGGCCTGTTCATCGTCAAGGGCCTGATCGAGGCCCATGGTGGCACCATCTCCGTGCAGCGGGGGCCCGAGGGCGGGGCCGAGTTCCGATTTATGGTGCCCACCGGCACCCCTGACTTCGCCTGAGCGTGGATGCAGGCCCGGTGGGCTTCCCCGACTAGACTCGTTGCCGCTTAAGCCCTGGATTCGGAGCTCTCTTGTCTAACTACGACCCGGTTGAGGTGACCCCGCTGCACGCCGATGAGATGGTGCGCATGCAGGCCGACGCGCTCGACGCCATCAAGGCGGCGCGCGACCTCGACGAACTCAAGCAGGTACGGCTCGCGCACGCCGGTGACCGCTCGCCGATCGCCCTGGCCAACCGTGAGATCGGCGCCCTGCCGCCGGCGGCCCGCGCCGAGGCGGGCAAGCGCATCGGCGGTGCCCGCAAGGCCGTCTCCGAGGCTCTCGCCGAGCGCCAGGCCCAGCTGGAGGCCGAGCGTGACGAGCGGGTCCTCGTCGAGGAGACCGTCGACGTCACGCTGCCCTGGGACCGCGCCCCGCGCGGCGCCCGGCACCCTCTGACCACCCTGCAGGAGCGCGTCGCCGACGCGTTCGTCGCGATGGGCTACGAGGTGGCCGAGGGCCCCGAGCTGGAAGGCGAGTGGTTCAACTTCGACGCGCTGAACATCTCGCCGGACCACCCGGCGCGCTCGGAGCACGACACCTTCTTCGTGGAGTCGGTCGACTCCGGCATGGTGCTGCGCACGCAGACCTCGCCGGTGCAGATCCGGGCCCTGCTCAGCCGGAGCCTGCCGGTCTATGTGATCTCACCCGGCAAGGTGTTCCGCACCGACGAGCTCGACGCCACCCACACCCCGGTCTTCCACCAGGTCGAGGGGCTGGCGATCGACGAGGGCCTGACCATGGCCCACCTCAAGGGCACCCTCGACCGGTTCGCCGAGGTCATGTTCGGCGAGGGCATCACGACCAGGTTCCGGCCGAACTACTTCCCGTTCACCGAGCCGTCCGCCGAGATGGACCTGAAGTGCTTCGTCTGCCGGGGCGCCTCCGCGGTGCCCGGCAACCCGCACTGCCGCACCTGCAAGTCCGAGGGCTGGATCGAGTGGGGCGGCTGCGGCATGGTCAACCCGCGGGTGCTCATCGCCTGCGGCGTCGACCCCGGCCGCTACAGCGGCTTCGCTTTCGGCATGGGCATCGAGCGCACGCTGATGTTCCGCCACAACGTCGAGGACATGCGCGACATGGTCGAGGGAGACGTCCGCTTCACGCTCCCGTTCGGGATGGAGGTCTGATGAAGGTCCCGCTTTCATGGCTGCGGGAGTATGTCGATCTCCCCGCCGTCACCGCCCAAGAGGTCGCCGACAGGCTCACCGCCGCGGGCCTCAAGCTGGAGGCCGTCACCTCCTACGGCCACGACGTCAAGAACGTGGTCGTCGGCGAGGTGCTCGCCATCGAGGAGCTGCAGGGCTTCAAGAAGCCCATCCGGCACTGCCAGGTCGAGGTGGGAGAGGCCGCGCCGCGTGAGATCGTCTGCGGCGCGACCAACTTCGCCGTCGGCGACCGGGTGCCGGTCGTGCTGCCCGGCGGAGTGCTGCCCGGCGGCTTCGAGGTCGGCGCCCGCAAGACCTACGGGCGGATGTCCGAGGGCATGATCTGCTCCGAGCGCGAGCTCGGGCTGAGCGACGAGCACGGCGGCATCATGGTGCTGGCCGAGGGCACCCCGATCGGGGCCGACGTGGTCGAGCTGCTCGGCCTGCGCGACGACGTGATCGAGCTGGAGATCACCCCGGACATCGGCTACGCGCTGTCGATCCGCGGTGTGGCCCGCGAGGCGGCCACCGCCTTCGGCTCGGCCTTCCTCGACCCGGCCGACGTCTCCCCGCCCGCCGGCGCGGGTCCGTCCTATCCGGCCTCCATCGCCGACCCGACGGCCTGCGACCGCTTCGTGCTGCGCGAGGTGCAGGGCTTCGACCCGGCGGCGCCCAGCCCGCTGTGGCTGCGCGTACGGCTCACCCGCGCCGGCATGCGCCCGGTCTCGCTGGCCGTCGACGTCACCAACTACGTGATGCTGGAGCTCGGCCAGCCCCTGCACGCCTTCGACGCCGCCAGGCTGACCGGAGGGATCGTGGTGCGCCGGGCCGAGCCGGGCGAGACGCTGGAGACGCTCGACCACGTCGTCCGCAAGCTCGACCCGGAAGACGTCCTGATCACCGACGCGTCGGGGGCGATCTCGATGGCCGGGACCATGGGTGGCCTGCACACCGAGATCTCCGAGGCCTCCACCGACATCGTGATCGAGGCCGCGCACTTCGCCGCCAGCGGCGTGGCGCGGATGTCCCGCCGCCACAACCTGGTCAGCGAGGCGTCCAAGCGCTTCGAGCGGGGCGTGGACCGGGAGCTGCCGCTGTACGCCTCCTGGCGCGCGGCCCAGCTCCTGGCGGAGCTCGGCGGCGGCACGATCCAGCCGGGCGTGACCCATGCCGAGGCCGAGGTCGAGCCGGTCCGCATCTCCATCCCGAGCGGCCACCCCGGCAAGGTCGCCGGGATCGGCTACGACCGGGAGACCGTGATCCGCCGCCTTGAGCAGGTCGGCTGCACGGTCACCGGCGGCGCGGTCGCCCCCGCCGACGAGATCGCCGCCAAGCTCGCGGTCACCGGCGACGACATGCTGACGGTGACCCCGCCCTCCTGGCGGCCCGACCTCACCGACCCGAACGACCTCGCCGAGGAGGTAATCCGGCTCGAAGGCTACGAGAACCTGCCCTCGATCCTGCCGGCCGCCCCGGCGGGCGCCGGTCTCAGCGAGGGCCAGCGGCTGCGCCGCCGGGTGGGCCGGGCGCTGGCCGCCTCCGGCTACGTCGAGATCCTGGCCTACCCCTTCGTCGGGGAGCGTGACTTCGACAACCTGCAGCTGCCCGCCGACGACGCGCGCCGCCGGGCCGTACGGCTGGCCAACCCGCTCAGCGAGGACGAGCCGCTGATGCGGACCACGCTGCTGCCGGGGCTGCTCAAGACGCTGGTCCGCAACGTGGGCCGGGGGTTCGGCGACACCGCGCTGTTCGAGACGGGTCTGGTCTACCGGCCGTCCCAGGGCGCGGCCAAGCGCGCGCCGGTGCTCGGGGTGGACCGCAGGCCGAGCGAGGAGGAGCTCGCCTCCATCGAGTCCGCGCTGCCCGCCCAGCCGCTGCGGGTGGCAGCCGTGCTGGCCGGGGAGTTCGAGGGCTCCGGGTGGTGGGGCCAGGGACGGGCGGCCGCCTGGGCGGACGCCGTCGAGGCGGCCCGCACGGTGGCCCGCGAGGCCGGGGTCACCCTTGAGGTCCGCGCCGACCGGCACGAGCCCTGGCACCCGGGCCGCTGCGCGGCCCTGTACGCCGGGGACGTGCTCGTCGGTCACGCCGGTGAGCTGCACCCGCGCGTCATCGAGGCCTACGGCCTGCCCGCGCGCACCAGCGCGATGGAGCTGGAGCTGACCAGGCTGGAGCCGCTGTCGGCCGGTCCGGCGCAGGCCCCCGCGGTCTCCTCCTACCCGGTCGCCACGCAGGACGTCGCGCTCGTCGTCGAGGCCGCCACCCCGGTGGCCGAGGTGGAGCGGGCGCTGCGCGAGGGGGCGGGCGAGCTGCTGGAGTCGGTCCGGCTGTTCGACGTCTACACCGGGGCCCAGGCCGGTGAGGGCAGGAAGTCCCTGGCCTACACCCTGCGGTTCCGGGCGCCGGACCGGACGCTGACCGTCGAGGAGACCACCGCGGCCCGCGACGCGGCCGTGGCGCTCGCCGGTGAGCGCACCGGAGCCCAGCTCCGCGGCGTCTGAGGCACATCTGAGAGGGCCCCGGCGGCACCGCCGCCGGGGCCCTGGCCTTCGGCGAGGACGATTCCGGGAGGGACGATGAGACACCTGCTGGTGTTCGCCGAGCGCGACGACGCCGAGGAGGTCGCCGAGAGCGTGGCCGAGGAGTTCCCGCGGATCGGCGTGCCCGCGGTCGTCCGGGAGACCCTCGCGGGAGAGGACGACGCCGAGGACGCCCAGTGGGTCGTGGTCGTCGAGGATCCCGGCGGGACGCTGGAGGCCGGTCACCTGGCGTGGCTGGAGGCGCTGGCGGAGGAGTACGACGGCTGGCGCGAGGCCGGCTGACCGGCTCGGAGCCGGGCGGCCCCCGCGCGGACGCCGCCGTCCCCGGGCTCCGTACGCCGGCCGTCGTGCCCCCGCAGGGACGACGCCCGCCCGGTGCGTGGGGCCGCGTCGTGCCCCCGCAGGGGCGACGGGCCCCGCCCGGTGCGCGGGGCCGGCCGCCGCCGGGGTTCAGATCTCGGTGACGGCCTCGCGGCGGGCGCGCTCCCTGACCGCGTGCTCGTCGGTGCGGGCGTCGTAGTCACGGAACCTGGGCAGCAGCCCGGCCATCGCGACCACCGCGCCGACGCACAGCAGGCCGCCCGCGCCCAGGGAGAAGCGGGTCCCGCCGAGATCGCCCATCAGGCTCGCCCTGGCGTTGCCGAGCATCGGACCGCTGGTGTAGGAGAGCAGCTCGATGCCGGCCAGCCGGCCGCGGAACTCGTCCGGGATGGTCTGGTTCCAGATCGTGGAGCGGAAGACTCCGCTGATCATGTCGGCCGCCCCGGCCAGCGCCAGGCAGGCGAAGACGCCCCAGGCGGTCGGCATGACGG
Coding sequences:
- a CDS encoding sensor histidine kinase — encoded protein: MHGEHTDERSADSACVIDVDELPDGLVVTDRDGHVLAVNRAATRLTGVTRDQAAGRHLRDVFSFHDHDGRDWWKWFDTYGGLPTRSRQPELPLRTPGGQEMLVAARLVRRPERGGEIVRVVITMRDAGARARLERSRADLVSTVAHELRSPLTSVKGFTATLLAKWTRFTDNQKLVMLETVNADADRVTRLITELLDVSRIESGRLEIHRQVVDIPARARKVIAGRVAAGEPEDRFRLEVLGELPETWLDQDKIDQVLANLLENAVRHGRGTVTVAIEPNEWGVTVSVRDQGEGIPPELATRVFRQFWRGNARRRGGTGLGLFIVKGLIEAHGGTISVQRGPEGGAEFRFMVPTGTPDFA
- the pheT gene encoding phenylalanine--tRNA ligase subunit beta, producing MKVPLSWLREYVDLPAVTAQEVADRLTAAGLKLEAVTSYGHDVKNVVVGEVLAIEELQGFKKPIRHCQVEVGEAAPREIVCGATNFAVGDRVPVVLPGGVLPGGFEVGARKTYGRMSEGMICSERELGLSDEHGGIMVLAEGTPIGADVVELLGLRDDVIELEITPDIGYALSIRGVAREAATAFGSAFLDPADVSPPAGAGPSYPASIADPTACDRFVLREVQGFDPAAPSPLWLRVRLTRAGMRPVSLAVDVTNYVMLELGQPLHAFDAARLTGGIVVRRAEPGETLETLDHVVRKLDPEDVLITDASGAISMAGTMGGLHTEISEASTDIVIEAAHFAASGVARMSRRHNLVSEASKRFERGVDRELPLYASWRAAQLLAELGGGTIQPGVTHAEAEVEPVRISIPSGHPGKVAGIGYDRETVIRRLEQVGCTVTGGAVAPADEIAAKLAVTGDDMLTVTPPSWRPDLTDPNDLAEEVIRLEGYENLPSILPAAPAGAGLSEGQRLRRRVGRALAASGYVEILAYPFVGERDFDNLQLPADDARRRAVRLANPLSEDEPLMRTTLLPGLLKTLVRNVGRGFGDTALFETGLVYRPSQGAAKRAPVLGVDRRPSEEELASIESALPAQPLRVAAVLAGEFEGSGWWGQGRAAAWADAVEAARTVAREAGVTLEVRADRHEPWHPGRCAALYAGDVLVGHAGELHPRVIEAYGLPARTSAMELELTRLEPLSAGPAQAPAVSSYPVATQDVALVVEAATPVAEVERALREGAGELLESVRLFDVYTGAQAGEGRKSLAYTLRFRAPDRTLTVEETTAARDAAVALAGERTGAQLRGV
- the pheS gene encoding phenylalanine--tRNA ligase subunit alpha, encoding MVRMQADALDAIKAARDLDELKQVRLAHAGDRSPIALANREIGALPPAARAEAGKRIGGARKAVSEALAERQAQLEAERDERVLVEETVDVTLPWDRAPRGARHPLTTLQERVADAFVAMGYEVAEGPELEGEWFNFDALNISPDHPARSEHDTFFVESVDSGMVLRTQTSPVQIRALLSRSLPVYVISPGKVFRTDELDATHTPVFHQVEGLAIDEGLTMAHLKGTLDRFAEVMFGEGITTRFRPNYFPFTEPSAEMDLKCFVCRGASAVPGNPHCRTCKSEGWIEWGGCGMVNPRVLIACGVDPGRYSGFAFGMGIERTLMFRHNVEDMRDMVEGDVRFTLPFGMEV
- a CDS encoding TrmH family RNA methyltransferase, whose product is MAGSELTNIKSPRVKAVRRLTKRAFRDRDRSFLAEGPQAVREALALDGVVVELFATAEAGTRHADIVAAATAAGVPVHRASGEVMAELAQTVTPQGLLAVCRFVHVALDRAVTADARLVAVLAHVRDPGNAGTVLRTADAAGADAVVFTDASVDPYNGKCVRASAGSLFHLPVTTGAPVAQAVRRLKDSGLRVLAADGAGERTLDDVDLSGPTAWVFGNEAWGLPEEILRLTDEVVRVPIYGRAESLNLATAAAVCLYASARSQRAGSRTPAPRLP
- the rplT gene encoding 50S ribosomal protein L20, with translation MARVKRAINAKKKRKVVLERAKGYRGQRSRLYRKAKEQMLHSMTYAYRDRKDRKGTFRRLWIQRINAAARQNGITYNRLIQGLRLASIEVDRKILADLAVNDAATFATLVEAAKKALPADVNAPVAG
- the rpmI gene encoding 50S ribosomal protein L35, translated to MPKMKTHSGAKKRFRLTGSGKIKRRRANRAHYNEWKSSTLTRRLKSEVVLSDADAKKIKKLLAK
- the infC gene encoding translation initiation factor IF-3, giving the protein MWQPPAKAAADRNLGGPISAEPRINDRIRVPEVRLVGPNGEQVGIVSIGDALKLAQESDLDLVEVAATARPPVCKLMDYGKFKYESAMKAREARRNQAYTIIKEIKLRPKIDPHDYETKKGHVVRFLKAGDKVKVTIMFRGREQSRPELGFRLLQRLAEDVTELGFVESQPKQDGRNMIMVIGPHKKKAEAKAEKAAAKARRDEDSVEGQAPVEDEVAAPQE